Part of the Aquila chrysaetos chrysaetos chromosome Z, bAquChr1.4, whole genome shotgun sequence genome is shown below.
GAGCCATCATGGTCTTTTCTGACAATGTTAGCTTAATCTCATttaatttacaataaaaaaaatactgcaaaaattcTCCCTTTCAAAGATACTGCACATAGCATTTAAAAGGTACAaaggtggtttgggttttggtgggtttgggggttttttttggtttttagggctttttttatACTTGTATCAGTCATACTTCTGTGTAAAGTCAGTGCCTCTGTCCCAACACTAATAAGAAGCATGCATCAAGCTGTTCACTAGAACTTCAGAACTCTGGACATTAGATAAATGAGCTTGGAAAAGTGTATTCCCTCTCATTATCAGGTTATCCACGTCAGAAGCAGGTGACaggggtgggtgggagaggaaCAAAAGATTAAAGTTTTACCTGATCATTCTGGACTGAAACTGAGAAATAGAATATGAACCAGAGTTTTGCATTGCAACTTGTGTGGCCATCGCAAATTTCCAGcccctgaaaaataatttattattacaAAAAGTGTGCAAATAAGAGATGCAAAAAACAATTAGAGAACAAACACCCAAAAATTTTATTAGGCTTGAAAAGTTTCTCTGGCATTATGTGCCATATTATTACAATGggtataaacaaaaaaattaagtgtatTTTATCAAGTCTCTTCATTGCAAGAAAGCAAATACCACTTGAATAATACTTAAACCAAGTTCTCAGAAACTTTTTTCTAAAGGAATTGACAATGATATGgcttaattatttctaaaagacTATATTGATAGGACAAAGCACATGTCATAAGCATGTCTACTTAAGCGTGTGAAGCTGACCTGAACATGTATACCACTTATACTATATACCATGTGTTTAAGAAACGATTTAAACTGCACTTAAAGCAATAAGCTTACTTCAGAGTCATCTTACCGGTCAGCTATAGCTTTGGCCATAAAGTAATCTTCAGCAATATATTGTGCAAAAGCTATCAGTCCTCCAGCCTGGTCCAAGACATCCTTCCTCATCAAGCATGACATTCCTGTTACACACTTAAAGCCAGTTAAGTTGGCTGAAATATATGACCTTGGATGTGAAGTTCCAAAATAAACCTGCCAAAACAAGGTAAGGTTTTTGAAACTCTCTATGTATTTATGCAAGTACTACTCACTGACAACTTTTTCTGCAAGAATGTTTGGAGGGGaaagggcaaccaagttggtgaggggcctggagcataaggtatgaggagtggctgagagaactggcgctgtttagtctggagaaaaggaggctgaggggagaccttatcactctctacaactacgtgaaaggaggttgtagtgaggtgggtgctggtctcttctgtcaggtggctggagataggacgagaggaaatggcctcaagttgcagcaagggaagtttaggttggatattaggaaaaatttctttaccgaaagggttgtcagacattggaacaggctgcccagggtaGTGGTTGAGTCACcttccctggaggtattcaaaaagtatgtagacaaggcactccagaacatggtttagtgggtatggatgatggttggactcaatgatcttgaaggtcttttccaacctaaatgattctatgattctgagTGCTAGACATGGCCAATTATGATGGTACATTTGGAAAGATCTTTACTGCCAATCTAAGAAATCTAGTCTACCACCAAATCTGAGAAATCTAGTAGTAATATTGGCTGTGTTTCTACAAATCCATAAGCGGTTTTTAAATCCACACATTAAACCATATTTCATTTGGTATTTAACTTCTAATTTATTGAGGTTGTTCTCAGGGAATACATATATTAAATATCATTAGGTAACTTACTACTCACTAGGATTAATATATTATTTGGTGATAGCTGACAGACATGCTGTCTCCTTCCTCTTGTAAACATTAACTGCACTACTGCATACATGTTCTCAGAAACTTACTATACTGTTGTACAGAAGCAGGGGAATTCCGTTTATTTAATGTACTtgcaaacagaaacagcaaagaatcAGATTGTAAGCGAGCCTTTTTACAAGATTCAATAACTTAAAACTAGGAGTGTCCTATGAAGACACAGTGGGAATAAGTGCTAGCACCTCTCACTGCTATTCTTCCTATAGATGGCCTTCACACTAGTCTTACTAATACAGTAACTCATTCAAGAGAAGGCATGCTCATCTTGCAGTGTACTGGATCTAGAAGCAAAAAGCTCTTCCAGGAATATAGAAGCAGGAGTTGTACTTCTTGCTACTTCAGGACATAGCAGTGCTAAGAGCTTTGTGCTCTTCTCTTGTAAGAGGAAATTCAACCTTTATAtcagaaaaatcacacaagCTGCCCTCTCTCCAGGCAATGGAGGAGTGCTGCATTTCCCTGCACTTTTTATCTCTCACATTTCTGCCTTTGACACACATTAGTTAGCCCTGGGGGCAAAACGCCTTATATATGCCAGCTTAGAATAAAAGACAGTTGATTAAATTACATGCCTTGAGACACAAGGAACAAATAAGAAAACTCAACCTCTTCATTCTGCAGAAGAGAACTTACtaagaagagagaggagaataGGACAGAATGAGTGATATGAAGATGGTGGGTAGGAATCAACTGTTtgctctctcttcccacacAAGTATTAGGACACATGAAATAGCACTACAGAAGAACAAGAGTCAGAATGAACAAGGTGGTGGTTCCTGTAACAGATAGTTCTATGGAACTTCCTGGTAAAGACAGTTACAGATGTTCAAAATCTATATGGACTcaaagaaagaatggaaaagttTATGTGCGAAATCTGTGTTTACTAAAATACTAATATATTGAGGATTAGTAAGTATACAAGTCTATTTCCTGCTCAGGAAGTCTCTCAGCTGAAAATTGTGGAAAGTTCAGACAGTATTACAAGAAAACAGGATATAAGCCTTGCTTGTGTTCTACTCTCCTCAAAGGCTCTGCTTATAACCCCTGCTGGAAACAAGATACTGTGTGAGCTGGACTTTGCTCTGACTTGCCATGGCCATTTATGTATTCTTTTTCAGACATCAAAATAGAATTAATGGCGCTTTCTGACTAAGCATTAGAATGAGCTCTTcagttttaataaatttttaaagtaaaatccaTCATTTTCATCCTGTAATCTTTATTGTTTGCACTGTAAACTTAAATGTTGAATCAATGTTCAGAGCACCACAGTAGAATTTTGGAGCATTTAGAAGTTATCCTAGATAGTTTGAAGATGactgcagctgaaaataaatatttattcacgCAAAGGCACTATACAACTTTCAGTCAGCAAggtcttgcaaaaaaaaacccctccaaaaaccaaaatgaaaaaatgaacattGCACTCACCTGTTCAAGGGTAGCAGCAAACCCCTGTCTGTCTGCAACATAGGGAAGCCCGTGGACCAAGCCTACTTTTTCAGTCATTTGATTGGCCATATCTGTCAGAGTGTCTGGCGTTACTAagtgacaaatgaaaaaagacagtttaTTGAGCAATTCTGTCATTAGCAGACTACTGTACAGAGACACTAATTCTCATTCTATTACCAAGAGCACATATACCTTGATGCACAGTATTTTGGAGGAACAAATTTTCACAGTAAGAATAACAGTGATTAACATTACTATGATCAACAGCAAATACAATGGAAACAGTTtgaacagtttgggtttttttaaatgggattcTCACCTTTAATTAGagattaaacatttttataccatgaaaatatttttttccagatttttaacTTTCACTTCTACTTGTATTCTCCGTCAAAATAATCTCCAGCAACTGCTTGCCTACAGGTAAGGCAATATATAAGGGCAATATAATAGTCAGCACATTACAACACACACCTACCTCTGATTCCACTATCACAAATCCATATGAGATCATATTTGGCAACTTCATAGCCAGGCATTAAGTTGTTAATCTTGGGGTTGATGCCAACTTTCTTGCCAcctaaaaaatacaaacatcatACACTATAAATAATGTATAATGTTCTTTCAGACTTCAGACTCAATACCCAAAATATTTAGATATACTAACTAAAGAACAGTAAACATTTACCCATCAATTCTTAAAGTCCACTTTtatgaaaagtatttaaattttaagtattCCTTCATGTCTATATTTTAGCTTACTACAATTATGTAgagaattaaaaaggaaaaagtattcaAATGATTCCTCAAAACAGCAGGGCAGCAAGgttaatgtaattaaaagggCAGCAGAGCTATGAAGTTGATTACTACATTCTGTAAAGCAAATATTCTCTACCTTTTATTTCTCAAGACTACTGGTTACGACCATTATACTCTACAGtaattttagcagaaaaataaaagaggagcAGAATAAAGTGAGACATACTTTTTTGCTTCCAACTGACAGACACAGTCCAGTTTGTGTCatgtcagagggaaaaaaaattacattctacTACCTAGTTCTACTATACCCTCCCTCCTCTAACTCAAATGTAAAGTGAAGAATGAGCCCTACAGCCTCAGCTGATATAAAAGGATTGTCACAGGACCTCAAGCTCAAATTACAGCCACAACTCCAAGTCACTTCCTGCAGATTCAGTTCAGTCCAAAGACAGAATTTAAACTGCTGTTTcagatttagaagaaaaaaagttgtgagaGGTTGTACAAATCATTATTCCTAGTTTTTTTGGACTGATGTCACAGATTGTGACTACAAACTTACTGCTTTACCCCAAACTGATGACTAAGCTACAGAACCAACATGGGCTGTACAAGACaactatttattttagaatacCATCTATGGACTTGAAAACCTAAAAACATTTTACACGTAAGAGTCCCGCCTTCAAGTTGCACTGCTTACCTATGAACAGTCTAGCATCAACATTCGGGTATTTGCCAAGGAGCTTTTTGCAGACATCAATAGCTGGATCATCATGATCTTGTACACAGAGTAGTACTTCATactagtaaaaacaaaaatgtatacGCACCCAtgtatatttacacacacacacacccctacTATCAATATGGTCTAGGGAATAAATCTAAATAGGGtaccaaactgaaaaaataaagaacactgttacagaattaaaaataaaaccaaagggTTTGTTTTACAGCTAAATAAGactattttttaatgcacaagCAAGTACTTGTGAAAAAAGAACCAAGCCTGTACCCCAATAAACTCTTGTACTGAGGAACATCAGTTTTCCTGTTATCGGAAGGGTTTCTATTAGGCATGAAGCAAGACATCCTGGTATAGAaggtaaaatttttatttccacttccATTTTTGTTCACATCTGAATCTTAAATCCAGTctcatattaaataaaattacagcacACAAAACATTAAAGGAATAATGTTATGATACACTTGACTGCATACCTCTGAACTAcaccttcctttcctttacTTTGTAAATGCATATGCAGAACAGAGTTGGAAGACAACTCACTGAGACCAGTATACATATACTTAACTGTGCAAAGCTATGCTCAGGAACACACATATACATTAGATATGCATATATGTGTTCCTCATTAATAGAATAATcgttaaaaaaaatcaagaggtATGGGAAAACTGTAATTGTTTCAGCAATCAAGCTACACGCTTGTTACATGAGCTACAGACAGTGGGTGAAGAAATAGCATTGGAAGAATCATTCAACATTTTGAGACAGCTTTGCAAGCTTTGATGGaggtatttctgtttctgcattaACAGCAAATTCCTTGCATATTCCTTACTTGATATAACCTTCCTCTCGCCCTGTTAAAATTACTGAACTATTACAAGAAGTTACGAGAGCTCCAACCCaaagaacaaaattcagaaaatgcaaCTTTCTGATCAAGATACCTAGAAGCCATTTCTGCAGTCCAAGATTTAAAAGTTcattctcattaaaaacaattttcttggACCTCATTTAATATAGCAGTTGTAAATAAGAGTCCCATCTAGTGATCAAAACAGTTCTTATTCTCCCTTATACTATTCTATCACATCActaaactttattttcagtaaactACCTAAGCAAAAAGTAATCTGAGCTTCAAAATCTGCCTGTGGGCTTAATGATGACAATCTCTGATGTTCTTGTATGAAATACTTCTTACTGAACAACAGAAGACATTAAGTTAAAGAAATAcaatctttcaagaaaaaaaatggtattgttAAACACAAAACTCCCCAACAACTAACTGCATTCAGAAGATTGTGGAAACTTAAAATCATTAACCACTAAATAGGAGTTGCTAAGACTTGGTCTAACACTACAAACTATCAGACAAACACATCTCTGCCTCTCAGAATGCAAACTCAAAGCCAATTTGCCTAAAGAGCAAGCAATATTTGATTCCTATCATTTTACCAGCatggaaaatgtaatttaaaaggtAAAAGATCTGTCTCATTAAGCAGACAGGTCCTTCTGCCACAACAGAACAATCCCAACAGCACAAACACTGTAGAAATTACCAACTGAAGAAATCAGTTCTTTATTGCTCATccaattaaatacataaaagaacAACTATTTTTGCTAGTAATTAACTAATCTTCAATCCACAGTTGCAATGACACTTTTATATCCATGTTCTCCAAGAAATTCAACCAGAAATAATAAACAACTTTGACATTTcaatatttgaaaacagaaaaattcataGTAAATGGCCTTTGTATGCAGTAACAAAgtaaagaacaacaaaatgtATGACTAACTCAGAAGAAATACCAAGATGCTTATTTACATAACCATTTCAATCAGGTTCATTTGGACATAACATGAATGGAAAGATTTCTGCCAAAATTACGATATGCACAGTAGGTAAGAATTGTtcactgataaaaatattacatgtaAGTCCTACTGTTTAGAAGCTACATAACTGACTTCTATGCAAGACAAGATTATTTCACACATGGGGTATCACAGAAGAGTATCAGAGAATCAGTATCGCTGTAGATTGAACTCAGCTTCACTGGAAAAAGTTTTAAGATTATTCTTTCCTAGTAATTTTTCCCTGGCAGCTGAACTTTGAATGCCAGGCAATACTGTTGTTCTAATTTTTGTGGTGTAATGTCAATCtcaaatgaagtatttttgtaGTTACTGTACAGAAGGATCATAGGATCTTGCTTGTACTATATAATCTGTGTCCCAGTAAACTGAACCATTCATACCTCCATTTTCACTCTCCTTGGGAAAAATATGATTGTCACTATTGTTACCTGAAATTCAGATTTGTGTGGAGTAGCAATTTTTTAAGATTGCCACCCATATGTATAGTTATCAGAAGTAAGGGTCAGGACTACCTTTCATAAAGCAAGATCCAGCATAACTGTTTTACTGAATTCTCAAACTAATTGTATTTGTAGtcagatgttttcagctgcataATGTTTTGATGCTTATTATAGTCATAAATTAGCTTAAGATATTGTTGCAGCTTCTTTGCACTGCTTGCAGTATTGGCATAGACAGCATGCCTCAAGTATACTTTAAATTTACCTTGGCCacacttaatttttattgcaCTTTTGTTGAGTCAAAAGGATTCAGATGTTCATGCCTGAAGCTTTTCAAAAGGCTCCAAGCTTCATTACAGAAGAACTATCCAACTTTTAATAAGTTCCAaatggtgggggttttttggtttgttttaccTTGCCTACTTAGGAGTAAGTTTAAAGCTCTCAGTCAGAATATACAAAGGAAACTCACTGTACAGCTTACACATACCTTTGACCTTTTATAACTGAAGCAGCAGTGCCAGAAGCAGTTTCGAGAAGAATTGAgaagttttaataaaagtaaattacAAGTTTTAGAATTCAGGAGATATGCAGTAGAAAATGCAATCTTTCTTCCATCCACAGGAGCATACACCAAGTAGTGAATGATGCAGCAAGCATTTGCAGATTTCTCCTTTAATTTGTAAGCTCCTTAGAACAAGGACAGCTTCTGACACACTTACCACTTACATTACTTAATACTTATATTACAAAGTCAAACAGTGGTCAACAACAAATATAAGCTTTTATTAACTTATGTTTCCCAACACCAGTAAGTGGCTTGGAGACTACCATACATACCAACAACTGGTGAGGTACACCACCTCATCCCTGAGCAATTCTTCTTCAGATGAGTCATCAGGAAGAACCACCAGAAAGTTTCAGGCTATCAGTTAAGTGTTCTCTTTTAGAGGATCTGTTACAGAGTAGTAGTTCATTGGGAAGGGTGTCTGGTCTCTCAAGTGATCTTTTATAGATTGAAGGGTTTGATACCAATATAAACACCACAATACTGGAATAACGATTAAACAAATCTTAGTGAAGTGTAGAGTATGTTTCATCCCTAAGTCTTGGTCATATTCCTTTATAGACAGCTCTTTAAGGAGGAGTAAGTTTTGTTTGCAACATCAAAAATGTGTAATTATGCATTTGCTGTGGAAGGAAGAACAATCCAAGACATAATCAAGTTGCATAGTTCTAGCCCAAGCTGCTGATACAACTTTTGGAggcatgggaggaaaaaaaaaaaagacacactaAACAGTATACATACTTTTGGATAATCCAGTTCAAAGAAGGTTTCTAAGTTGTTGATCAGGTTAGGATCCACACCTTTTAACGGCTTTAGAAGTGAAACACCAGGAAGCTTGCTATATGGCTGTTTGTCTGTGGCTTTCTTATTGAGGTGGAGGCGTctgtaaggaaaaataacatgtaccaccatataaaaaaaataagctagaGAATTCCATTCAAAATAGAGTGAGAACTAAGAAAGCTTGGGAGTTAAaattgctgcaaaaaaaaaattagttttggtTGTAGAAACAACAGCTATTTTTATATCTGACAGTTGATGTGTCAGACACAATGCTTAAAGAACTCTTAGCATTGTATGTAGGTTAAATTCAACCTTATTCAACTTATTAGACATTTCAGATTAATGCATTTTGCAGTATGCATTTTGAACAATAAGAGTATCACTTTTTTCAAACTGTACAGGAGATAagatttttctgccttcctccatAGCATTAAAACTCATAGTACTGTAACAGgataatcagaaaaaacagtttactgtaaaaaagacaaaacaagaaaagggtCAGGTGGTTTTTGCTGCATTAATTTATGCAAAACTTAGAGCAAGCTGAAAGCACAGGGGAAACAGTTGATCCTCCTGATCAATTTGTTAACAAACACCTCCAAGAAAAGGGTAAGATCAATTAACTGTAGTATAAAAATCCTAGAAACTGGACATCAGGCTGGGTCAGAAGCATAGATAAACTGAGaaagtatttcagtcactagtatttcagtcactagtatttcagtcactagtatttcagtcactagtatttcagtcactagtatttcagtcactagtatttcagtcactagtatttcagtcactagtatttcagtcactagtatttcagtcactagtatttcagtcactagtatttcagtcactagtatttcagtcactagtatttcagtcactagtatttcagtcactagtatttcagtcactagtatttcagtcactagtatttcagtcactagtatttcagtcactagtatttcagtcactagtatttcagtcactagtatttcagtcactagtatttcagtcactagtatttcagtcactagtatttcagtcactagtatttcagtcactagtatttcagtcactagtattttcagtcactagtatttcagtcactagtatttcaagtcactagtatttcagtcactagtatttcagtcactagtatttcagcactagtatttcagtcactagtatttcagtcactagtatttcagtcactagtatttcagtcactagtatttcagtcactagtatttcagtcactagtatttcagtcactagtatttcagtcactagtatttcagtcactagtatttcagtcactagtatttcagtcactagtatttcagtcactagtatttcagtcactagtatttcagtcactagtatttcagtcactagtatttcagtccactagtatttcagtcactagtatttcagtcactagtatttcagtcactagtatttcagtcactagtatttcagtcactagtatttcagtcactagtatttcagtcactagtatttcagtcactagtattcATCACTAGTTTCAGTCACTAgttatttcagtcactagtatttcagtcactagtatttcagtccactagtatttcagtcttattcagtcactagtatttcagtcactagtatttcagtcactagtatttcagtcactagtatttcagtcactagtatttcagtcactagtatttcagtcactagtatttcagtcactagtatttcagtcactagtatttcagtcactagtatttcagtcactagtatttcagtcactagtatttcagtcactagtatttcagtcactagtatttcagtcactagtatttcagtcactagtatttcagtcactagtatttcagtcactagtatttcagtcactagtatttcagtcactagtatttcagtcactagtatttcagtcactagtatttcagtcactagtatttcagtcactagtatttcagtcactagtatttcagtcactagtatttcagtcactagtatttcagtcactagtatttcagtcactagtatttagtcgtcactagtatttcagtcactagtatttcagtcactagtatttcagtcactagtatttcagtcactagtatttcagtcactagtatttcagtcactagatttcagtcactagtatttcagtcactagtatttcagtcactagtatttcagtcactagtatttcagtcactagtatttcagtcactagtatttcagtcactagtatttcagtcactagtatttcagtcactagtatttcagtcactagtatttcagtcactagtatttcagtcacgAATATACAAAGTAAATTGACAATCATGTAACAACTCACTAACATGAATGTTTAATCCTATACTCCTGTGTGGATGAATGCAAAATTACGTTCTGAAAGCTTGATGGGCCAGTATACAATCAAATTTGCACCACATAAATTATATACGTATTTACTTAACTGGAGAAGAAGTATTTGCTGAAACTTAAAATTTGCAAATTAGTGTATATACTTATACTGTAGCTCTCTAACTTGCATAGTAGTCAGattgaaagaatattttattgcaGCATGCACCTAATGGTATCaattcttaatttaaaactttcacACTTTAAAATTTACAAGATGctgcctcaaaaaaacccaaacatggGAATAGAGTTGCTTCATCCTGGTTAAATGGTAGAAAAAGTCAAGTTCCTAGGAAGTGTGCTCCTGAAGAATGTGTTTGATCAAGTGAAATTAGTGAACTATGAAGGAGCTCCACTAAAAGAAGAGATTCCAATAGTTCTCTTagagttattttttcctgatacaGGACAGTGACATCATGTTTGTTACCTCAtcagcctccccctcccctaGCACAATCCCTTCAGGCAGGTTTGCAGCTGGACACCAGGGGCATAATGGTGTTACAAAGAATAAACAATGGACTCACTAAAAAGACAGAAGGGCAAAGCAGGTGATGTCCTTGTACTGAGTCCAAGCCTGGGCAGTGCAGAGGTAAACTGAAATGGTCTTGCTGAGCAATTAATAGCCAAGGGACAGTCAGACCAGAGTAAGAAAAGCAATAGTTCAAATAGCTACCACAGACAGAGATTTCCTTACCATTTTTCACAAACATAACAGCAAGCAAGGGCTTTAGTGCCAATAAGGAGGGATAGTCTCAAGAATGCAACTTTGACCAGGAGGAACAGAAGGTAGAtaatgcaagggaaaaaaaagtaccgCATTTAAAACAGACTGTAGCAATGCATATAGCTTTGTACAGAGACAAAAGCCTTGTTGAAcaggaaatacagaaggaaGTGGCAGAGTAAATGGAAAAAGGTAAAGAGTGAAAGGATGAAGACAGACTTGAGGCATGACTGTGATAAAGAATAAGGACCAAGTGATAAAACTGCAGAATCTTGCAAGGCATCATATTACAAACCATGCTGACACATAGGCTTTTCCTTATGTAATTCAATCACCTGCATAATCCTACGCATGATGTGAGAGAGGGAAACCTTGCAAAGCATGCAAATGAGGCATGCAGCATTATCAGAATCTATTCAGCTATGAAACACCATACACTGAGACTTTTGACAGAGTATGGCTCAGTATGGCAAGACTGTCTCTAAGATGGTATCTTAAAAATATGACTCCAGTTAATGTTCTATTCATAAAGCTGCACAGAAG
Proteins encoded:
- the UGCG gene encoding ceramide glucosyltransferase yields the protein MAVLALALEGLAIFGLILFVVLWLMHFMSIIYTRLHLNKKATDKQPYSKLPGVSLLKPLKGVDPNLINNLETFFELDYPKYEVLLCVQDHDDPAIDVCKKLLGKYPNVDARLFIGGKKVGINPKINNLMPGYEVAKYDLIWICDSGIRVTPDTLTDMANQMTEKVGLVHGLPYVADRQGFAATLEQVYFGTSHPRSYISANLTGFKCVTGMSCLMRKDVLDQAGGLIAFAQYIAEDYFMAKAIADRGWKFAMATQVAMQNSGSYSISQFQSRMIRWAKLRINMLPATIICEPISECFVASLVIGWAAHHVFRWDIMVFFMCHCLAWFIFDYIQLKGVQGGALCFSKLDYAVAWFIRESMTIYIFLSALWDPTISWRTGRYRLRCGGTAEEILDV